One segment of Streptomyces sp. XD-27 DNA contains the following:
- a CDS encoding carboxylesterase/lipase family protein encodes MDVTALTRYGRVRGRHGGGIAAFLGIPYAAPPFGARRMRPPRPPEPWTGERDATEYGDSAPQPGYVPPMSDLFPNLESPGDDCLNLNIWTPAPGRTGGGLPVMVWIHGGGFRYGAGSLPLYEGGRLAADGTVCVTLNHRLGPEGFLLLPDGTANLGLLDVIAALEWVQDNIAAFGGDPGRVTVFGESSGAISVVTLMAMPRARGLFHRAIAQSGAGHHTHTEDVARRLTARLAALAGVEPTAEALTAAAPQRLIDANAALGKELSAHRDRAVWGEAAGGVLTLLPVVDGATLPARPVDAIAAGAGADVDLLVGTNTDEFRFFLVPLGLQNLITDDVLRQVTAEYGLADEAGLATYRAARPGATPGDLLSAALTDHAYRVPALRLAEGRAAHGADTHVYEFAWRTPALDGTLGACHAAEIGFVFGNLSCGLTGETAPGDLSDQMRAAWTAFARDGRPGTAGGLLPEWPAYGTRRSVMRLGDGPPAVHHDPAAAERRLWEGIR; translated from the coding sequence ATGGACGTCACCGCCCTGACCAGGTACGGAAGAGTGCGCGGCCGGCACGGCGGCGGCATCGCCGCGTTCCTGGGGATTCCGTACGCGGCACCGCCGTTCGGCGCCCGCCGGATGCGGCCGCCACGGCCCCCGGAGCCCTGGACGGGGGAGCGCGACGCGACCGAGTACGGCGACAGCGCGCCGCAGCCGGGCTACGTGCCGCCGATGTCGGATCTCTTCCCCAACCTCGAAAGCCCCGGCGACGACTGCCTCAATCTCAACATCTGGACACCGGCGCCCGGGCGGACCGGCGGCGGGCTGCCGGTCATGGTGTGGATCCACGGCGGCGGGTTCCGCTACGGGGCCGGCTCGCTGCCCCTGTACGAGGGGGGACGGCTGGCCGCCGACGGGACCGTGTGCGTGACGCTCAACCACCGGCTCGGCCCGGAAGGGTTCCTGCTGCTGCCCGACGGCACCGCCAACCTCGGACTCCTCGATGTGATCGCCGCCCTCGAATGGGTCCAGGACAACATCGCCGCCTTCGGAGGCGACCCCGGCAGGGTCACCGTCTTCGGCGAGTCGTCCGGGGCCATAAGCGTCGTCACCCTCATGGCCATGCCCCGCGCCCGCGGCCTGTTCCACCGCGCCATCGCGCAGAGCGGCGCGGGCCACCACACCCACACCGAGGACGTCGCCCGGCGCCTCACCGCACGGCTGGCCGCCCTCGCCGGGGTCGAGCCCACGGCGGAGGCGCTCACCGCCGCCGCGCCGCAGCGGCTGATCGACGCCAACGCCGCGCTCGGCAAGGAGCTGTCGGCGCATCGGGACCGGGCGGTGTGGGGCGAGGCGGCCGGCGGCGTCCTCACCCTGCTCCCCGTCGTGGACGGCGCCACTCTCCCCGCGCGGCCTGTGGACGCCATCGCCGCCGGCGCCGGGGCCGACGTCGACCTCCTCGTGGGCACGAACACCGACGAGTTCCGCTTCTTCCTCGTCCCGCTGGGCCTGCAGAACCTGATCACCGACGACGTCCTGCGGCAGGTGACCGCCGAATACGGCCTGGCGGACGAGGCCGGACTTGCCACATACCGCGCCGCCCGCCCCGGCGCCACCCCCGGCGACCTGCTGTCCGCCGCCCTCACCGACCACGCCTACCGGGTCCCCGCCCTCCGGCTCGCCGAGGGCCGCGCCGCGCACGGCGCCGACACCCACGTCTACGAGTTCGCCTGGCGGACCCCCGCGCTCGACGGCACGCTCGGCGCCTGCCACGCCGCCGAGATCGGCTTCGTCTTCGGCAACCTCAGCTGCGGGCTGACGGGCGAGACCGCCCCGGGCGACCTGTCCGACCAGATGCGCGCCGCGTGGACCGCCTTCGCCCGCGACGGCCGCCCCGGCACGGCGGGCGGCCTGCTCCCCGAGTGGCCCGCGTACGGAACCCGCCGCTCGGTCATGCGCCTGGGCGACGGCCCTCCCGCGGTCCACCACGACCCGGCGGCCGCGGAACGGCGCCTGTGGGAGGGCATCCGCTGA